The Metallibacterium scheffleri region TCCAGATCGCGATGTGGTCATCGCCCAAGGGCTGCCAGCCCTGCAACTGGAACACGGTGACCGCGTCCTGCGGCTTGCCGGCGTAATGCTCGAAGCGGGCGAGGTTTGCCGCCATCACCTTGGCGGTATCGGCCAGCGCCGTGCCCGCGAACAGCACCAGCACCGACGCCATGAGGCCCGACAACACGATTTTGCTGCGCATGGGAATCTCCTTCACGTACCGCGTGCCCGACCCGTCCGGTTGGCCGCGGTTTCGCGACGATCATAGTCCCGCGCCAAAGCGCCGCCGCGCGCCCCGCACCCGTGTTCGTGCCGCGTTCATGGCGGCACGCGCGCCAGATTCGGGCTTGACGCAAAGTGCCCGCAGCCGCTGTAATACGCGGCCCGCAACGCAAGGCTGCGGTGTTCCGGCCAGGTAGCTCAGTTGGTAGAGCAGAGGACTGAAAATCCTCGTGTCGGCGGTTCGATTCCGTCCCTGGCCACCATCAAATCAATCACCTACACAAGTCGCAACGTTTGCGGTTGCCTTACGTGTGACGAAAACGTGCCATCAATCCGGCCCGCCGCGTCACGCAGGTGATCGGTGGCGAGATGCGCGTAACGCAACAGCCCTGGCGGACCTACAGCGGCACCACGAAGATCAATGCGGAGTTGCCGGAATTCAAATTGCGTGCTTGATGTCCGCGACCGATAGGCACATCTTCGCCCCTGCCGAGGTTCATGCCCAGTTCCGCACCTGCAGCCCCGGTACGCGCCTGAACTCGCGCTCGTTGTTGGTCACCACGATGAGCCCCGCCGCTTTGGCGTGCGCGGCGATCCACAGATCGTTGTTGCCGATCGGCTCGCCTTTCGCTTCGAGTGCGGCACGGATCGCACCATAGGTCCGCCCCGCCGTTTCCGGTAGCGGCATGACCGGCAGCATCGTCACCAACTCTTCGAGCAGCGCAAGCACCTTGTCGCGCTGGCGGCTCTTCTCCGCGCCATAGGACAACTCGCCCCAGGTGATCACCGAGATCACCGCCTCGCCAGGCTTGAGCTTGCGGAAGCGTTCCAGCACCGCAGGCGGCCGTTGCCGCTGGATGTAGATGCAGATGTTGGTGTCGATCAGATAGCGTGCCGCCATTACAGCCCCTCGCGCCGCTGCGGCGGCGTGTCATCGCGGCCATCGGGCAGAAAGTCATCCGGCAATTGCGTGAGCAGGTCGAACGCGCGCGCGAGCCCGCCGGAAGGTTCGCGCAACACGAGTTCATCACCGCGCCGGAAAATCTCGAGCTCGGCACTGCGCACGCGGAACTCTTTCGGCAGTCGCACGGCCTGGCTGTTGCCGGACATGAAGACTCTGGCGGTTGTCATCGGGCCCGCTCCTATGTATACACATCAAAGTGTATACTTTGCATCATGCGGCGTCATCGCGCAAGGATGCCAGTGCGACGCCAAAAGGCAGCGCATGTGCCGTACTCAATCGGCAGCCAACGCATCACACCATGCGCGTGACGAAAACGTGCCGGCCCGCCGCATCACGCCGATTACCGCCGCCGTGTCCGGCAGCCCGATGCGGCGGGACGGAGGCATGCTCAGGCGTTGTCGTCCTTGAGCAGCGCGCGCAGCGCGGCGGGCTGCTGCAAGTGCACCTCGCGGCCGATGATGTCGACCATGCCCTGTTCGCGAAAGCGCGCCAGTACGCGGCTGACGGTTTCGGCGGCGAGGTGCAGGAAGTTGGCGATGTCGCTGCGCGGCATGGGCAGATGGAAATGCTCCGGCGACAAACCACGCAGTGCATAGCGCGCCGACAAATCGAGCAGGAACGCTGCCACGCGCTGATCGGCACCCATGTCCCAGCTGCGCGCCTCGTGCTGCGCAATGGCGTGGCTGAACATGCGGAACAGGTGCTGCTGCACTTCCGGTTCACGTTGCGCCACGTGGCTGACCGCATCGAACGGCAGCTTGCACAGGCGTGTGCTTTCCAGCGCGACGCCATCGCAGGGATACACGCCGGGGTCGACCGCCTCCAGTCCCACGACCTCGCCGGGCAGATAAAAGCCCAGCACCTGGGCGCGGCCCTCGGCGTCGACTTGCACGGTCTTGACCATGCCGGACTTCACCGCGAACAGCGTGCGGAACGGCTCGCCGGATTTGAATACGTGGTCATTGCTGCGAAACGGTCCGATGTCCTCGACCAGCTTGTGCATGTCGGCGAAGGCCACGCTGCCGTTGCCGGACATGCCGCAAGCGTGTACCAATCCGCAGCGATCACAGGAGACCCTTGCATCGCGTGGCTCGGCGCAGGCCATGCCGGGTACGTCCAGCGCGCAGAGTTTCGGCTTGGCGGTCATCACAGCCTCCGTCGCGACTGCAGCACTCGAGCGCGCGATTCTAGCGCCCACTGGCATGCAAACGCGAGACTGCGTCAGATGGCGCGCGAGTAGCGCGCGTTCTGCGCGGTGCCGAGGTAGGCATCGAAGCGCATCGCCACCTGGCGCGTCAGCAGGCGGCCGCGCGCGCTGATGCGCAGGCGCGCGCCCTGCCACTGCACCAGACCATCGGCCTCGAACTCATGCAACGCGTCCAGCGCGTCGGCGAAGTAGCGCCGGAAGTCGATGCCGTGGCGCGCGCCAAAGGCGTCGATGTCGATCTCGCCCTGGCACATCAGCGCGTTGATCAGCTCGCGCCGCAGGCGGTCGTCCGCGCTCAGCACCAGCCCGCGCGCCACCGGCAGGCGCCCGGCCTCCAGCGCCGCGTAATAGCCCGGGAGGTCCTTGGCGTTCTGGTAATAGGCATTGCCCACGCGGCTGATCGAGCTCATGCCCAGACCGATGATGTCGCACTCGGCGTGCGTCGAGTAACCCTGGAAATTGCGCTGCAGCGTGCCCGCGCGCTGCGCCCGTGCCAGCTCGTCCAGCGGCCGCGCGAAGTGGTCCATGCCGATGTACACATAGCCGGCCGCGGTGAGCCGGTCCACGGTCAGGCCCAGCAGCGCCAGCTTGCTCGCGGCATCAGGCAACTGGCTGGCGTCGATCCGGCGCTGCGCCTTGAACAGCTGCGGCAGGTGCGCGTAGCTGTAGGCGGCGATGCGGTCCGGCGCCAGCGCGATGACCTGCTCCAGCGTGTGCGCGAAACGCGCCGGCGTCTGCAGCGGCAGGCCGTAGATCAGGTCCACGCTGGTCGAGCGGAAGCCGGCCGCACGCGCGGCCTGCAGCAACGCGGCGGTGTCCTGCACGCTCTGCACGCGGTTGACCGCGGCCTGCACCGCCGGGTCGAAGTCCTGGATGCCCACCGAGAGCCGGTTGAAACCCAGTGCCGCCAGTGCGCGCACGTAATCCGGGTCGGCGCTGCGCGGGTCCAGCTCGATGCCGAACTCGCGGCTGGCGGCCTGGCTGAGGTTGAAGTGCCGGCCCAGGACCTGCAGCAGGTCCTGCATCTGCCGCGCATCAAGGAAATTGGGCGTGCCGCCGCCGAAGTGCAGTTGCACCACGCTGCGGTCGCGGTCGAACAAGGGCGCGGTACGCTCGATCTCGGCATACAGGTGCTGCAGGTACTGCTCGCCCTTGGCGTGATCGCGCGTGATCAGGCGCGTGCAGCCGCAGTAGAAGCACGGGCTCAGGCAGAACGGCACGTGCACGTATACCGACAGATCGCGCGGGATCGGGTCGTCGTTGCTGGCGTGCGCCTCGGCGCGCAGCGCGGCCTCACCGAAACCGGCGTGGAACTGCGGCGCGGTCGGGTAGCTGGTGTAGCGCGGTCCGGCCACGTCGTAGCGCCGGATCAGCTCGGCGTCGAAGCGCGGTGCCTGGGGTGCTTGCGAAGTCATGGCCGCAGTCTGCCGCGACCGCCGCGCGCCGGTCTTGATCTGGATCAGATTCGCGGGATGCCGCAATGTTTCGGCACGGCGCGTGTTCACGTCGATATTTCCACGAGCAGACCTTTTTCCTCACGCTCGAAATGGTGCTCGATCACATGCTTGAAAGGCATCTGCGCATCCAGCAAGGTCAGCCGGGTGGTGGCGTTCTCGATGCGGGCGGCGAGCGGCGCGAGCGCCGCGCGCAAATCCGCAAGCATCGAGGTCAGTTTGCGGTGCTCGGCGATGTAGATCCGGGCGGGCCAGCGCGCCGTCTGCGGCAGGCGCGGGAGCAGCCGACTTTCCTCGTCCGCGATGTGGGTTTCCTGCAAAGCATGCATTTCCGCCAATAGATCGCGCGCCAGCGCGATCTCGCCGGCGAGCAAAGCCAGGCGCTCCTGCTGCACAAGCCGCAACAGGTGTGCATGTTGCGCGCCGATATCAGGGGCTTGATCCATCCGATACTCCCGCGGACAGGTGCGGATCCGCGAACGCGAACAGCCGCGCCCGCAATGCAGCGGGCGCGGCGCTCGTTAGTTGCGTCAGTTCGGCATCCGGATCAGAACGCGGTCCAGACATAGGCGAACAGCGTGTTGTTGGCGTGCGCGTTGGTGCCGGCGCCATCGAAATTGGTGGCCGCGCCGTCGAACAATGTGTAGTAGGTGTACTGCAGGCCGAAGCGCAGGTTCACCCAAGGCTGGTCGAACGAGTTGAACTTGCCGAACGGGTTGATGTTGAACTCCACCATGTAGCCCTGGGTCAGCGGCGAGCCGGTGCGGTTGGCATACAGGATCGGGTCGGCGGTGCCGTTGTTGCGGAAGCCGGCCAGGGTGATGCCGTAGGTATTGTTGTACCAGTACGAGCCGTTGAGATTGAGCGAGTTGACGGTATTGCGCAGGTTGCTGGATCCGCCCTGGCTGTAGGTACCGGTCAAGGTCTGGCGTTCGGTCACGTACAGCGCGTCGGCGGTGAAGATGTGCTTGCCGGTGCCGAGATACTGGTAACTGGCATCGATGCCATAGTCCTTGTACTGGTTGTACGGTCCGGGCACGGCGATGACGGTGCCATTGTTGTTGGTGCCGACCTGGCCCTGGCGCGCGTCGAAGAACATCCCGCCCACTTCGATGTCACCCGCACCGATATTGCGCGTGTAGGCGATGCGCGCGTAGGGCGCGGCCCCGACGATGCGACCGTTGAAGCCAGCGTTGAATGGCCGCTGTTGCAACAAGCTCGAGGACAGCGTGCGGTACATGCCGGCTTCGCCGTACCAGTTCGAATCGAACATGGTGTAGGCGGTTGCGCCCACGACTTGCTGCGCGAAGGCGCCCATGATCGCCGGAGACGCCGGCGGACCAGGCACCAGGTCGGTGGCGAAGTAGGGATACATCCAGGCTGGCGAGGTCTGGAACACGTCCGAGACCGTCGGATTGTTGTTGAAGGAAACGCCGAACACGCCGCCCTTGCCGCCCAGCATGTAATTGTGCGCATAGCGCACATCGGTGTTGTCCCAGCCCCACTGACCGGTGGCCTGCTGGTAGGTGATCTGACCCAGCATGCCCCAGTGAGCGGCCAGCTTGCCGCCGTAGAAGATCGAGGCCTGTTGCAGCTCGGTGTTGTTGTTGAGGCCGTAATTGGGCGCCGGAGGTGCGGATTGCGCCTGCTGGGTGTGGGTGAAGCTTTCGACGGCCATGGCCGAGATATGCGTGTCCCAACCCTTGTGCACGTCCAGCCGGTAGCCGTCCAGCTTGAACTGGCGACCGAACGGCGTCAGTTGTGGCCCGAAGCCACCGATATGGCACGCTGAACAGGGTTGCCCGGTCTCGCGCGCGAACATGGGCACGGCCTGCGCCGGCAGTGCCAGCAGCAGGGCCAGCGCAGCCACGCCCAGCAGGGCGGTGGCACGCAGCCAGCGCAAGGCACGCGGCGCGACAAATGAGGTGCTCATTGCAATCTCCGATAACGCATCCTTAACGATGCACATCCATCGTGCCGCAAGCAATGGCGTGCGCTCTTGACCCAGATCAAGACGGACATTGCTTGCAGCCGCGCGGGCATGCGGCACGACGCCGCGCACTTTGACGCCTGTGCTCGATCAACGTTGTGCGCGCTGGCGGATGCCAGCTTGTGCGCTCGGCGCGAGGAGTAAACTTGCACGCCGCTGGCGTCCGCTGCTGCGACGTCGTTCGGCGCGCGAGCGCGGGAGTGAGACATGGGTTTAGATGACATTTGGCATTGGCTGATTGTGCTGGTGATCGTGCTGTTGATCTTCGGCACGAGCAAGCTGCGCAACGCGGGTTCGGACATTGGCGCGGCAGTGCGCAACTTCAAGAAAGCGATGAAGGAGGACGCGGACGCGGCCAAGGAGGCCAAGGACGGCGGCGTGGAGCGCCTGCAGGCGGATGCGCCGGTCGCGGAGGCGGCCAAGGACGCGGCCAAGCCGCAGGATCACGCCCCGTAAGCGGCGCCCGTGTTCGGCATCGACTTCAACGAGCTGCTGCTGATTGCGGTGGTGGCGCTGGTGGTGCTGGGCCCGGAGAAGCTGCCGGGCGCGGCGCGGACCGCCGGGGCGCTGGTGCGGCGTGCGCGCACGGCCTGGGCCAGCGTGCAGGCCGAGGTGGCGGGCGAACTGGACAAGGACGCGCTCACCCGGCAGTGGCGCGAGGGCGCCGCGGCGCTGCGTGGGGTGGCCAGCGAAGCGCGCGCGACGCTGGGCGAAGCGCGTGAAGCGCTGCAGCCGGCCGTGCACGCGGCGGACGCGGCGCGCGCCGGCATGACGGAGGTGGCCGCCGAACTGGCGCGCAGCATCGGCGAGTTGCGCACGCTGGCGGCACGCCTGGATGGCGCGGCCGGCGCCGAGCGCGACGCACTGCGCGCGGTTGCCGCCGATCTGCGTGCCGCCGCCGACCAACTGGCCGCCACGCCGGAGATGGCCGCCGACGCGGCCGCGCTGGCGGACGCCACGGCCCCGGCCACGCAGGCCGTGGCGCAATCGCTGACCGAGATCGCGCAGCGCCTGCAGCAGGTGCCGGCGGCGACGCTCGCCGTGGCCCCGGATGCGGATGCGCCCGCCGCCCGCCCGGTGCCCGCCCCGCCGCACTCCGCATGAGCGCCGCTGACGCCCCCGGCAGCCCCGGCGGCCTGATCGCGCACCTGCTGGAGCTGCGCTCGCGCCTGCTCAAGGCCGCGCTGGCCGTGCTCGTGGCGCTGCTGGCGCTGCTGCCGTTTTCCGAAAAACTCTACGCGCTGCTGGCGCGGCCACTAATCGAGCGCCTGCCCAAGGGCGCGCACATGATCGCCATCGAGGTCACCGGGCCGTTCCTCACCCCGATCAAGCTGACCTTCGTGGTGGCGCTGTTCGCGGCCATGCCGGCGGTGCTGTACCAGATCTGGGCCTTCGTCAGCCCCGGCCTGTACCGCCACGAAAAACGCCTGGCGCTGCCGCTGCTGGTCGCCGCGGTGCTGCTGTTCTACACCGGCTGCGCGTTCGCCTATTTCCTGATCCTGCCGGCGGCGTTCCATTTCCTCACCCTGGTCACCCCGCCCGGCGTGTCGATGATGACCGACATCGGGCATTACCTGAGCTTTGTGCTGCACGTGTTCTTCGCCTTCGGCCTGTGCTTCGAGGTGCCGGTGATCGTGGTGGTGCTGGCCGCGCTGGGCGTGGTCAGCGTGGCCAAGCTGCGCAGCGCGCGGCGCTACGTGATCGTCGGCGCGTTCGTGGTGGCCGCGATCATCACCCCGCCGGACGTGCTGTCGATGACCCTGCTGGCGGTGCCCATGGTGCTGCTGTACGAGATCGGCGTGCTGGTCGCCGCCATGCTGGTGCGGCAGAAGGCCGCGCGTGCCGCACAACACCAGGATGGCGATCCGCGCTGAGGGCGCTCAACGCACGCGCGCCGTCGGGGCCTGCAGCAAACGGGTACGGCAAAGTTGCGCCTGCATGGTCGCGGCAGGCACCTGCATGCTCATCCTGGTGGTACGGCCACGTGCCGGAGCGATTTGTAATCCCCTTGGTCAAAATTCCGTGACAAGATGACGCAATCCGCGCCGAACTTGATCTGAATCAAGTCAACCCGAGGCGCGGGGGATTATTTTTGACCCAATCAAGTCCGGCAATATTACGGCAGGGTTACATTTATGGCGAATAGCCCGATTCAAAAAGCGCCCGCTGGCGAGCTGATCATGGATTCGATTCGTCCCGAGAGCGAGGTACGACCCGACCGCAGACAGTTTCTCATCGCCGCTGCCGGTGTCCTGGGCGCGGGTGCAGTCGGTCTGTTTGCGGACATTCTGATCGACAACATGAATCCCGGGAAAGCTGTTGAGGCTCTGGGCGCACCGATCGACGTCGACATAAGCCGGATGGAACCCGGGCAGTTGCTTCTCGTGGAATGGAAGAAGAAACCAGTATGGATCTTGAAACGTGAAGGCTGGATGCTGAACACCCTGGCCGAACCGTCACTGCTGCGGCGACTCAAGGATCCACACAGCAAACAGAACCAGCAGCCCGCGCAAGAATATGTGAATGGCAACTATCGGGCCCTGCGACCGGACATGTTCATAGCCGTGGCATTGTGCACGCACATGCAATGCATTCCGGACTATCGGCCCGCGCCGCATACGGTGACGCCGTGGTGGCCGGGTGGATTTCATTGTGCCTGCCACGGATCCATGTACGACTTTTCCGCGCGCGTGCTCGAGGGTTCGCCAGCACCATTGAACATTCCGATTCCACCGTATTACTGGAAAACCGCCACGATGGTCACCATAGGCGAGGCGAACAAATCGGGCATCGACAAGAATTGGACTCCCGATATTTGGTAAGCCGGTATTCTGCAGATGGATGTCAAGATGAAAATTGCCGAACATATGCCCAAGCCAGCCACCGCGATTGCGTTGTTTTTGGTTGCGTTTTGCAGTGTGGCCGATGTGCATGCGAAAGCTGATTATCACGGGATACCATTGGGAGCGGCGGCGGCCAAGCAAGGCAGCGCCTTGATCGCGGTGTGTGCAGCGTGTCATGGAATAACTGGGAACAGTGCCGCAGCCGAATATCCCAATCTGGCGGCACAGCGCTACAACTATCTGCTGAAGCAACTGGAAGATTTCCGGGACGGCGCGCGCAAATCGACGATCATGAGTGGCATGGCGATGACCATACCTGCCTCGGCCAATAATCAAAACCTGAAAGAAATCGCCGCATATTTCTCGCGTCAACCATTACTGCCGGCGGAAGTGGCGGCAGGCCCCGGCATGCGCGCAGACGCCACCCAGTTGAAGGAAGGACAGAAAATCTATACGCAGGGACTGGCAAACGACAACATTCCTGCCTGTGCCGCATGCCACGGACTTGGCGCGGACGGCAATGGGCCGATGGCGATTCCCGCGCTGGCATTGCAACACCAGGTTTACCTGTTGACGCAGCTTGACCAATTCGCCAGCGGCGCGCGGCGCAATAGTCCTGGACAAGTCATGACCAGCATTGCCAGGGCCATGACAAAGCCGCAGATGCAGGCGGTTGCCGCCTATCTACAGCAGTTGAATCCTGATTCGACTCTCGGCATCGGACCAAAGAATTACGGCGAATACACCAAGACCGTCGAACTGCACCAGCAAGCAGAAAAATCCGCTCTCGTGGCCGCGCCGCATGGTGTTGCCAAGCCGAAAGCAGAGACCGTCCAATCCAAGCCAATACGCTGAACGAAACAACGCATGACCCACGTGGCGTTCGCGCCGTGAAGGATTTCGCACTCCATGAATAACATTGACCAATCAAGAGCAAAGCGAGTGTTTGGCTGGTTCGACCAGAGACTGCCCATTTCGTCGCTCTGGCGCACGCAGGTCGCCGAGTATCCGGCACCGAAAAATTTCAATCTGTGGTACATCTTCGGTTCGCTGGCGCTGCTGGTTCTGGTCATGCAGCTTGCGACTGGCTTATTTCTGGCCATTCATTACCAACCCAACCCGCATCTGGCGTTCTGGTCGGTGGCGCGCACGATCCAGAGAGATTCGCATTGGGGCTGGCTGATCCGTGACATGCACATCGTCGGTGCTTCGGCGTTTTTCGTGCTCGTCTATCTGCACATGTACCGCGGCATCATGTACGGCTCATACAAAAAGCCCCGCGAATTGTTGTGGCTGATCGGTATCTTTATCTACCTGGCATTGGCCGCAGAGGCATTTCTTGGCTACCTGTTGCCATGGGGGCAAATGTCGTACTGGGGCTCGGCCGTCGTCACCAATTTCGTGACTGCGATACCGGGCATTGGCAAGCCGATCGCGCAGTGGTTGCGCGGCTCGTTCGTGATCGGACTGCCGACTTTGAACCGGTTCTTCGTGTTCCACGTGTTTCTGATGCCGGTCCTGTTGCTGGCGCTGGTGCTGGTCCATCTCATCGCGCTGCACCAGGTCGGCTCGAACAATCCGGATGGAGTCGAGATTCACGACAATACCAACGAATCATCATGGCCGCGTGACGGAATCCCGTTTCACCCGTATTACACCGTGAAAGATCTGTTCGGTGTCAGCGTGTTTTTCGTCGTGTTTTTCTGGTTCGTATTCTATCGACCGGATGGCTGGGGTTTTCTGCTGGACAAGTTGAACTATACACCTGCAAATATCCTGCATACGCCCAGCGACATTCACCCGCTGTGGTTCTTTCTACCATTTTACGCAATGCTGCGCGGTGTACCCAACAAGCTGTATGGGATCATGGCATTTGCCGGCTCATTTGCATTGCTGGCGTGCCTGCCGCTGCTCGACCGTAATCCGATTCGCTCGATTCGCTATCGCTCGGTACTGTACAAATTAAACATCCTGATGATGCCGGCATCATTTTTGTGGCTGGGTTATGTCGCCCACGGCTTCGCCACCGAGCACAACATGGTGTACGGGCTTCATGTCACCGAGGTCTTTTACGCCACGTTCCTGGTGCTGCCATTTTTCAACAAGCGGCGCGCGATCGGTGCCACGGTGGCCTGGCTGGTCGCCACGGAGGCCGTGGTTTTTCTGATCGACCTCTGGATGTACTCCATCCATGCGCATGGATGGGCCCTGATGCTGCTGACGGACTGGATTCCGGCGGCTTACCTGTTGCTGTTGTTCGGACTGGCGATTCTGTTCCCGGCACTGACCCGTGACACCCAGCACCTGCCTGAGCGACTTACTGCGGGTGGGATTTTCCATTGACGACAAGTCTGCGTCCACGTGATATCGGGCGATGTTCGTCCGATCGGTCCGCAGAAGACAACCGAACTCTTTTTGGGCAGGACGAGCAATGACAACACGCACTCCAGCATGGAAATCCGGTTTGCTTGTGGTGCTTCTATCCACTCTGCTGCTGGCGGTGTCCGGCAGCGCGGCGCTGGCATCGGTAACGACCACGCAACCACCGTTGCGGCATATCAAGATCAATCTGCATGACAAAGCGGCATTGCAGACGGGTGCCCTGTATACATTGCACATGTGCACCGCGTGTCACGGGATCCAGGGCGAGCGCTACAGCGAACTGCCGCCGGTCCTTGGTTTGAGCAAATCGCAGTTCCTGAAATACATCGGCACCGACGGGCGCCACTACCACGACACCATCACCACGAGCATGTCGCCCGAGTTGATGACGAAATTCCTGAACATGGAGCCGCCGGATCTGACCGATATCGCGCTGCGCCGCTCGCCCGCCTGGCTATACACGTATCTGACTTCATTTTATGTCGATCCGGCGCGGCCGACCGGCGTCAACAACGTCGTGTTCTACAATGTTGCCATGCCTGATGTTTTCGCCGGCATGCAGGGACTGCAAAAGCCGGTCTTGGTGACGGGCTTGCGCTTTGGCAGCCCGGCCAGGATCGCGGTCGGTGTGCAGCCCTTGACGCAAGGTACGATGTCGCAGGCGCAGTTTGATCAGACCGCGCGGGACATTGTCACGTTTCTGTACGCAGTCGCACATCCGCATCAGGCCGAGCGGGCCCGGCTTGGGCCATGGATCATCGGTCTGTTTCTCGGGCTTTCGTTGCTGACTTATTTCATCTACAAATTGTACTGGCGGCGGGTGATTACCAGCCATGAGCGCTGGTGGAGGATCGGGCGATGAGTACCACGATCGCCGCCGCGCCAAGCGTCATGGTGGGATCAGGTGACCGGCAACTGCGGGGTTCGCGCAATGCCTACATTGCACTTGCCTTGGGTCTGGTTTTTTTCATCTTCACCATCTGGTATCAGGTGTATGCCGATACGCGCAAGCCGGCAGAATCCTGTGCGGATCCATTTCTGCAGAGTCATCGCCAATGGCGCCTGCGCACCGCGTTCTTGTTCATGATGTGGTCCATTCTCGCCGGCTTCTGCATGCCGTTCGGATTTGCCCTGCTGGTATTCGTACCCGTCTATTCGTGGTTTGTCTATCGGTTGCTCAAGGGCCTGATTTTTTTCAGTCTGCGGAAAGTGATATGAGCTTTCGCGTGCATTGCCGGCCCGGTGTTTGATGCATACCGTCGAGCTGCCGCCAACCCGTATCGAGCCGCCTGCGCAGACTTCCGGCCGCGCTGGCGCTGCACGCGCGCGACCCGTGGCAGCCACCGGATCGGCTGAACTGCACGCGATGCGCTGCCTGATCGACCGGGTCGACGAGATGTTCCTGGTTCTGCTGGCGGGTCGGCGCCAGTTGGTGCGGCGTGCCATGGCGCTCAAGCAGCGTGCCGGCCTGCCCGCACGCAACCCTGAACGCGAGCGTCAGGTGCATGACCGGGCACAGGCCTTTGGCGCGAAGCTCGCGCTGCCCAATGGCGTGACGCGGCAATTGATGGAGCTGCTCATCGGCGATGCCTGCGCATTGCAGGGTTTGTCGTCATCCGGGGAACCAACCATGGGTTGTTCTTCATCGCTGCATGAATCGGGGAGTCCGCCGGTGCCGGGATCCCCCCGGGCGGGAAAATTTCTGCGGCTGTTGCCGCCTCCTGTGCGCTTGAGCACACCGTTGCGCTGGACGTTGCCAGCGCCGCTGCTGCGCGTCTTGCTGCGCAGCATGACCTTGCGTGTCATGGCGGGGCCTCTTGCCGCGGGCAGGCTGGATGATTTGCAGGGTCGCAGGCTCGGGGTCGAAGTCACCGACCTCAAGTTGCGCTGGGTGGTCGTGATCGGTACGCGCGATTTGCATGTGCAGGTTCCCGGCGCGGAGGCGGAGTCGACCGTGCGCGGCAGTGCCACCGATCTTCTGCTTCTGGCCAGCCGTCTCGAGGACGCCGATACGCTGTTTTTCCAGCGCCGTCTGCAACTAGTCGGCGACACCGAGCTGGGGTTGCTGGTGCGCAATCTGCTTGATCAACTTCCGTGGGAGACGATTCCACTGGATGTCCGGGTGTTGCTGAATCGAGGCGCCCGGTTCGCGCGCCTGGCGCGCGCGGCCCATCAAGGCGAAATGATCGCCTGAGCGAGCTCTGGCGCATCATCGCCGGGCATGCGTTGCATGCCGGCGCGTCCGTGCCAATAGCCATTTTCCTTGCCGATCCGCTGCGCCGGCAGACCGGAATCGATGGCCTCGCGAAAGCGCGCGACCACGGCCGCCATGTCATTCACCTGCGGGTAAAGGCGCAGCAAGCG contains the following coding sequences:
- the ubiT gene encoding ubiquinone anaerobic biosynthesis accessory factor UbiT, with protein sequence MHTVELPPTRIEPPAQTSGRAGAARARPVAATGSAELHAMRCLIDRVDEMFLVLLAGRRQLVRRAMALKQRAGLPARNPERERQVHDRAQAFGAKLALPNGVTRQLMELLIGDACALQGLSSSGEPTMGCSSSLHESGSPPVPGSPRAGKFLRLLPPPVRLSTPLRWTLPAPLLRVLLRSMTLRVMAGPLAAGRLDDLQGRRLGVEVTDLKLRWVVVIGTRDLHVQVPGAEAESTVRGSATDLLLLASRLEDADTLFFQRRLQLVGDTELGLLVRNLLDQLPWETIPLDVRVLLNRGARFARLARAAHQGEMIA
- the petA gene encoding ubiquinol-cytochrome c reductase iron-sulfur subunit, with amino-acid sequence MANSPIQKAPAGELIMDSIRPESEVRPDRRQFLIAAAGVLGAGAVGLFADILIDNMNPGKAVEALGAPIDVDISRMEPGQLLLVEWKKKPVWILKREGWMLNTLAEPSLLRRLKDPHSKQNQQPAQEYVNGNYRALRPDMFIAVALCTHMQCIPDYRPAPHTVTPWWPGGFHCACHGSMYDFSARVLEGSPAPLNIPIPPYYWKTATMVTIGEANKSGIDKNWTPDIW
- a CDS encoding c-type cytochrome encodes the protein MKIAEHMPKPATAIALFLVAFCSVADVHAKADYHGIPLGAAAAKQGSALIAVCAACHGITGNSAAAEYPNLAAQRYNYLLKQLEDFRDGARKSTIMSGMAMTIPASANNQNLKEIAAYFSRQPLLPAEVAAGPGMRADATQLKEGQKIYTQGLANDNIPACAACHGLGADGNGPMAIPALALQHQVYLLTQLDQFASGARRNSPGQVMTSIARAMTKPQMQAVAAYLQQLNPDSTLGIGPKNYGEYTKTVELHQQAEKSALVAAPHGVAKPKAETVQSKPIR
- a CDS encoding cytochrome c1; amino-acid sequence: MTTRTPAWKSGLLVVLLSTLLLAVSGSAALASVTTTQPPLRHIKINLHDKAALQTGALYTLHMCTACHGIQGERYSELPPVLGLSKSQFLKYIGTDGRHYHDTITTSMSPELMTKFLNMEPPDLTDIALRRSPAWLYTYLTSFYVDPARPTGVNNVVFYNVAMPDVFAGMQGLQKPVLVTGLRFGSPARIAVGVQPLTQGTMSQAQFDQTARDIVTFLYAVAHPHQAERARLGPWIIGLFLGLSLLTYFIYKLYWRRVITSHERWWRIGR
- a CDS encoding cytochrome b; translated protein: MNNIDQSRAKRVFGWFDQRLPISSLWRTQVAEYPAPKNFNLWYIFGSLALLVLVMQLATGLFLAIHYQPNPHLAFWSVARTIQRDSHWGWLIRDMHIVGASAFFVLVYLHMYRGIMYGSYKKPRELLWLIGIFIYLALAAEAFLGYLLPWGQMSYWGSAVVTNFVTAIPGIGKPIAQWLRGSFVIGLPTLNRFFVFHVFLMPVLLLALVLVHLIALHQVGSNNPDGVEIHDNTNESSWPRDGIPFHPYYTVKDLFGVSVFFVVFFWFVFYRPDGWGFLLDKLNYTPANILHTPSDIHPLWFFLPFYAMLRGVPNKLYGIMAFAGSFALLACLPLLDRNPIRSIRYRSVLYKLNILMMPASFLWLGYVAHGFATEHNMVYGLHVTEVFYATFLVLPFFNKRRAIGATVAWLVATEAVVFLIDLWMYSIHAHGWALMLLTDWIPAAYLLLLFGLAILFPALTRDTQHLPERLTAGGIFH